Within the Agromyces ramosus genome, the region GCAGCTTGGGCAGCGAGATGTCGAACACCGTCACGTCGGCGCCGAGGCCGAGCGCGGTCGCGGCCGCCTGCTCGCCGGCGACCCCGCCGCCGATGACGACGACCTTGGCCGGGGAGGTGCCGGGGACCCCGGCGAGCAGCACGCCGCGGCCTCCCCGCGAGGCGAGGAGCTCTGCGGCGCCGACCTGCGGTGCGAGCCGTCCGGCGACTTCGCTCATGGGGGTGAGGAGCGGCAGCGAACGGTCGGCGAGCTGTACCGTCTCGTACGCGATCGCGGTCACGCCGGAGTCGAGGATGGCGCGGGTCAACGGCAGGTCGGCCGCGAGGTGCAGGTAGGTGAAGAGGGTCAGGTCGGGCCGGAGGAAGCCGTACTCGGCCGCGATCGGCTCCTTCACCTTGAGCACGAGTTCGGCCGCCCACGCCTCGGCGGCGGTCGCGACGATCGTGGCCCCGGCGGCGGCGTACTCGTCGTCGAGGTAGCCGGCCCCGATGCCGGCTCCGGCCTGGATGGCGACCTCGTGGCCGCGCTGGGCCAGGGCATGGACGCCAGCGGGCGTCATCGCGACACGGAACTCGTTGTTCTTGATCTCAGCGGGCACGCCGATGTGCATGATGACTCCGAATGCTGTGGGGGTGGATGCCCCCATTCTCGCCGGTTGTTCGCCTGTTGAAAATGAGCGGCGCACATAATTCGGTAGGGTGACCGTATCCGTGGCAATAATTCGGTGAGAGGGGTCGCCGTGACCGATGAACCGCAGATCAGCGAGCCGGTCGTGCTCGACGAGATCGACCGCGCGATCATCGCGCGGTTGCACGAGAACGCGCGCATCCCCAACGTCGACCTCGCGCGCGCCGTCGGGGTCTCACCGTCGACGTGCCTCGCACGCGTGCGCTCGCTGCGTGAGCGCAGGGTGATCGTGCGCTATACGGCGGAGATCAACCCCGTCGCGCTCGGCTTCACGTTGCAGGCCCTCGTGAGCGTGCGCATCCGGCCGGGGGCGAGGCATCTCATGGAACAGATCTCCGACGAGCTGCGCACGCAGCCCGAGGTCGCGCAGCTCTTCTTCCTCGGCGGCTCTGAAGACTTCCTCATCCATGTGCGGGTGCGGGACAGTGCGCACGTTCGGCAGTTCGTGCTGAAGAACCTCTCGGCGAACCCCGCGGTCGCCCTCACCGAGACGAACCTCGTCTTCGAGCACCACACGGCACTCTCGGCGGGACTCCGCGCGGTGCTCTGAGCCGCGTTCTGCATGAGCAGCGCTACTGAGCGGCCCTGAAGTTCAGGATGTCGGCGAGGTCGAAGCCGACCGGCTCCTCGAGCTGCTCGTAGGTGCAGGTGCGCGGATCGCGGTCGGGGCGCCAGCGGCGGAACTGGGTCGTGTGCCTGAAGCGGTCGCCCTCCATGTGATCGTAGGCGACTTCGACGACGAGCTCGGGGCGAAGCGGCACGAACGAGAGGTTCTTGCCGGCGCTCCAGCGGCTGACGGCGCCCGGCATGCGCCCCTGCGCGTGGGCCTCCTGATCGGCCCACTCGCCCCAGGGGTGGGCGCCCAGGTCGTCGGCGACGTAGGGTTCGAGCTCGGTCACGAGGCTCGCGCGGCGGGCCATCGGGAACGACGCGACGACGCCCACGTGCTGCAGCCGCCCTTCGTCGTTGTAGAGGCCGAGCAGCAGGGAGCCCACGACGTCGCCCGTCTTGTGCCACCGGAACCCGGCGATCACGCAGTCGGCGGTTCGCTCGTGCTTGATCTTGAACATCGTGCGCTTGTCGGGTTGGTAGGTGCCGTCGAGCGGCTTGGCGACCACGCCGTCGAGGCCTGCACCCTCGAACTCGGTGAACCAGGCCTTCGCCTGCGCGGGGTCCGACGTCGACGGGGTGATGAACACGGGGTCGCGGGCGTCGGCGAGCGCCTCGCCGAGCTGCCGGCGACGCTCGGCGAACGGTTGCTGCATGAGACTCTCGTCGCCGAGCGCGAGCGCGTCGAACGCGATGAACGAGGCGGGTGTCTCGAGCGCGAGCTTCTGCACGCGACTGTCGGCCGGGTGGATTCGCTGCTGCAGCGTGTCGAAGTCGAGCCGGCCGTCGGCGATGATGACGATCTCGCCGTCGATGACGCAGCGCGGTGGCAGGTTCTCCCGCAACGCGTCGATGAGCTCGGGGAAGTACCGTGTCATCGGCCGGCCGTTGCGACTGCCGAGCTCGACCTCTTCGCCGTCTTTGAAGACAATGGTGCGGAAGCCGTCCCACTTGGGCTCCACATGCCCGACATCGGGAATCTCCGGCACGGATTTCGCAAGCATCGGCGCGATTGGCGGCATCACCGGCAGGTCCATCTGACCATCTTGCTCCGCCGCGACGACATTGTCTCGATACCATCCCGATACCATCGGCCCGGATGCCTCGAGGAGAGGATCGTCGGGATGCACCCACTCCGAACCCACGGCGTCGCGGCCGCCAGCCTGCATCACCCGGCAACCTCGCCTACCTCGAGGACCACGTTGCCGTCGGAGCGGGCGAGCCGCAACGTTACGGGACTCAGTTCGGGTGCGGGCCCGTGGGTGCCGTGCCGGCGACGCCGATCGACGACGAAGCGGCTCGAGGGTGCGGGTAGCACGCACCCGTTCGGGGGTCAATCCCTTTCCCGGTGCGCGGTCCCCGCGTACGGTCGACTTGCCGACCCCGACGGAGTGGTCCGGCCCGAACGAGGAGCACCACCATGAGCGACCCCGACCCTACCGATCGCAGCGCGGAAGAAGCCGACCAGGCGGTCCAGGCCGTCGAGCAGCACCAGCGTGCCGAGGAGGACGCCGACCCAGACGAGGAGGTCGTCATCCGCGATCCCGAGACCGGCGCGATGTCCGAGGAGCGTGCGCAATGAGCTCCGTGATCGACGACCGCGCGCACGGCGAGCGACACCGCAGCCCCCAGCCGCTCCCGCCCATCGGCCTCTGGTGGCCGATGCTCGAGCGCCCGCTCAAGCGCGAAGTGCTCGAGAACGTCGACGCCCCCCTGCGGGCGATCGTCGTACGCCGAATCTTCGAGCTGTGCGAACTCGACGCGGGTGTCACGCCCCAGCTCGGCGTGCGCCTCGGTGAGAACGAACGCGCGTACATCGCGGGTTGGATGCACGCGGTCGACTGGAACTGACGGCGAGTCGGATGCCCCGCGCACGCCAGTGCGCGGCACACTCCTCTCGTGACCACCGCAACCGGCCTCGACCGGCGCTACGAACGCGACACCGTCGAGTTCGCGCGCGCCGTCGCGTTCTTCGACGCGGTGTACGCGATCGCCCTGACCCTGCTCGTCGTCAACATCGACCCGCCCGCTGCAGCCGACTGGGCGAGCCTCGGCGCGTTCCTCTCGAGCGGAGTCGGGTGGCAGCTGCTCGGCTTCGCGATCAGCTTCGTGGTGATCGCGGTCTTCTGGCGCGTCAACCATCGCATCATCGCCGGCTTCAGCGCGCTCACCCCCGCCACGATCATCGCCAACCTGGTCGCGATCGCGTTCGTCGTGCTGATCCCGTTCTCGACGCAGGGCATCAGCGACGTCGAGACCTCCGACGAGCCGCTCGCCGTCGCCGTGTATGCGATCGACATCAGCCTCGCGGTGCTCGCGCAGTCGGCGATGTACGCGGTCGCCCGTCGCGACGGCGTGCTGCGGCATCCGCTCCCCCGACGTGCCGACGCCGTCAGGTTCATCGACACGCTCACGACGCCCCTGGTGTTCCTCGCGTCGATCCCGATCGCCTACGCCTTCGGCGCCGACTGGGGCCGCTACACGTGGGCGACGCTCCTCGTGATCGGTCCGTTGAGCGGCCGGTGGGCCGATCGCAGGGTCGCGCGGATCCGTGCCGAGGCTGCGGCAGCCGACACGACGAGCGAGGCCGCCTGACGAGTGCGGCGTCCGATCGTGTCGCAGGAGAATGCGACGATTGAGGGATGACCGTCGACACCTTCCCGCTCGTCGAGGAGCTCGCGATCGCGAGGTTCGTGGGTCCGTTGAACCTGAGCCGCGGCCGCACGGTCGAGCGCGCCGGTGCCGTCGACGCGCTGGCGTGGGATGCCGCCCGGTTCCGCCTCAGCGCCAAGGTGCGCGGCACCGCCCCCGACGCCTACCGCGCGAACGTGAGCCTCGACCTCGGCATCCCCGGGCGGGTCACGATCCTGGCCGGAACCTGCACCTGTCCCGTCGGCCGCAACTGCAAGCACCTCGCCGCCGTGCTCCTCGCCGCCGCCGAGCTGCACCGTCGCGAGCAGCGCGAGGCCGCCGAGGCGATCCGGCTGCTCGACGCCGGTGCAGGAGGGGTCGTCGGCTGGCGCGCCGAGGTGGCGGCGCTCGCCGGCGGGGCATCCCACGCTCCGGTCGAGTCCGACATGTCGCGCCGGCAGCCGCTCGCCCTGCAGTTCGAGTTGCGCGAGCGCGTCGCGCGCCGAACGGCTCGACGGCAGGCGGCGCGCGACGAGCCGGCGGCGTCGGCGGCATCCGTCGACCGCCTCGCGGTGCGCCCGGTGACCCGCGGTGCACGGGGCAACTGGATCAAGGGCAACCTCACCTGGCAGAACGTGGGCTTCCAGGGGCGTGCGGGCGGCTTCGAGCCGGCGCAGGCACGGTGGTTCGCCGAGTTCTCCCTGCTCAAGGGCTCCCGCCACTCGGCGTTCGCGGAGTTCGGCTCGGCCTGGATCTCGCTCGACGAGTACGAGAGCCGAACCCTCTGGGCGCTCCTCGACGCGGCTCCGGTGCTCGGCATCCCGCTCGTCGGCACCACGTCGACGACCACGATCGCCGTCGCCGCCGCCCGCGCCGAGATCGGCCTCGACGCCCGCGTGAGCGGCGAGTCGGCCGGCGACCTGCTGCTCGTGCCGTCGGTCACGATCGACGGCACCGTGCATGCGACCGATCACGTGCGGCTCATCGGCGACCACGGCGTCTACGCGTTCGACTTCGCGCGCGGCACCATCACGCTCGCGCCGCTCAGCGGCCCGCTCACGGCCGCGGGCCGGGCGGCCGTGCGGCGGGAGTCACCCGTCGTCGTGCCCGCCGACGAGGTGAGGGCGTTCGTCGCCGAACAGTACCCGACGCTCGCCCGGTCGCTGCGCATCTCGAACCGCGACGAGAGCTTCGCGCTCCCCGCGCTGCCGCCGGCGACCCTCGTCGCCACGGTCCACCACGAGCCGCACCACGTGCTCCGGCTCGAGTGGCAGTGGGAGGCCGACGGCGGGCGCCGGTTCCCGCTCGACGCCCCCAACGGCGAGTTCCACGACCCGGCGGTCGAGCGCGCCGTGGCGACGGCGGCGGCGGCGGCCCTCGCCGACGACCCGGCCGGTGCACCTGCGGCTCGTCCGGGCGCGGCCCCGCTCCTGCGACCGAACGTGCTCCTCCGCGGACTCGAGGCCGCGGAGTTCGCGGCGCGCATGCTCCCGGCGCTGCGATCGATCGAACGGGTCCGCATCGACGAGATCGGCGATGCCCCCGCCTATCGCGAGGTCGTCGAGACGCCGAAGCTCAGCGTGACGACCGTCGAGAGCGATCGCACCGACTGGTTCGACCTCGGCGTGGTCGTCACCGTCGAGGGCAAGCAGGTGCCGTTCGGGCCGCTCTTCTCCGCGCTCGCACGTGGGCGGGCGAAGCTCCTGCTCATCGACGGCAGCTACCTCTCGCTGAAGCAAGCGGTGTTCGCCCCGCTGCGCGAGCTCATCGACGAAGCGGGCTCGCTCCGCGAGTGGGGCAGCTCGACGGAGTCGAGCGTCGGGCTGCGCATCAGCCGCTACCAGACGAGCCTCTGGTCGGAGTTCGAGGACCTCGCCGACGAAGCAGAACCGGCACGCACGTGGCGTGCCACCGTCGCCGGCCTGCGCGATTCGGGCGGCGTCGAGTCCATCCCGGCGCCCGACGGCCTCGCCCTCGAGTTGCGGCCGTACCAGCTCGAGGGGTTCCGCTGGCTGGCCTTCCTCGCCGAGCACAAGCTGGGCGGCATCCTCGCTGACGACATGGGGCTCGGCAAGACGGCCCAGACGCTCGCGCTCATCCTGCATCAGATCGGGCGAGCGGATGCCACGGGGCAGCCGTTCCTCGTCGTCGCGCCCACCTCGGTCGTCTCCAACTGGGTCACCGAGGCGGCGCGCTTCGCGCCCGGACTCCGCGTCGAGACCATCACGTCGACGCGGGCGGCGAGCGGGCGGAGGCTCGCGGATGCCGCGGCCCGCGCCGATCTCATCGTGACGAGCTACGCCGTGCTCCGGCTCGACGCCACCGAGTTCGGGTCGCTCGATTGGGCGGGACTCGTGCTCGACGAAGCCCAGTTCGTGAAGAACGGGACCTCGAAGGCGCACGCGGCGGCACGCGACATCCGTGCCCCGTTCCGTCTCGCCGTGACCGGTACCCCCGTCGAGAACAACCTCATGGAGCTGTGGGCGCTGCTGCAGATCGTCGCGCCCGGGCTGTTCCCGTCGGCGCGCGCGTTCGCGGAACGCTACCGCCGGCCCATCGAGTTCGATCGCAACTCCGAGCGGCTCGCGACGCTGCGGCGGCGCATCCGACCGTTCGTGCTGCGACGCACGAAAGAACTGGTCGCCCCCGAGCTGCCGCCGAAGCAGGAGCAGGTGCTCACCGTCGAGCTCGACCCTGAGCACCGGCGCATCTACGACACGTTCCTGCAGCTCGAGCGGCAGAAGCTGCTCGGGCTCATCGACGACCTCGATCGCAACCGGTTCACGGTGTTCCGCTCGCTGACCCTGCTCCGCATGCTGAGCCTGCACGCCGGGCTCATCGACGACGAGCAGTACTCGGCGGTGCCGTCGGCGAAGCTCGATGCCCTCTTCGAGCAACTCGAGGAGGTGATCGCCGAGGGACATCGCACGCTCGTCTTCAGCCAGTTCACCTCGTTCCTGCAGCTCGCCGCCGCGCGGCTCGATGCCGCGGGCGTGCGCTACGCGTACCTTGACGGATCGACGACGAAACGCGCCGAGGTGATCGACGGCTTCCGCAGCGGCGCAGCGCCGGTCTTCCTCATCAGCTTGAAGGCCGGCGGGTTCGGGCTGAACCTCACCGAGGCCGACTACGTGTTCCTCCTCGACCCCTGGTGGAATCCTGCGAGCGAGGCGCAGGCGGTCGACCGCGCGCACCGCATCGGCCAGTCGAAGTCGGTCATGGTCTACCGCATGGTCGCCGCCGGCACGATCGAAGAGAAGGTGATGGCGCTGAAGGCGAAGAAGGCGGCGCTCGTCTCGTCGGTCCTCGACGACGGCGAGTTCTTCAGCGAGGCGCTCACGGCCGATGACATCCGGGGGCTGCTCGAGGCCTGACACGCCACGCCGGGTCGCCCCGCTGCGCTCTGGTGCCGGGAACGGCTGCGCGCTATCTTGAGGGTCAACTCACCTCGCGACCGTGTCGCGGGCCGGTGAGGGCATGCCGACGACTGGGGAAGAACGCATGGCAATCACGGTTTCGAACGACAACTTCGTCAGGGCGGAGACCGATCGCATGTTCGCCGGCCTGCAGGCCGCCGCCGGCGGGGTGAACACGTGGAATCACTACCGCGAACCCACGCCGATCGACCAGCAGACGATCATTCGCATGAACCGCGACACGCTCTACAGCCTCGCGGTGGTCGACGCGTCGAAGGGGGTGACGCTCACGGTGCCCGAGTCGGGCGAGCGATACCTCTCGGTCATGGTCATCGATGAGGACCACTACATCAAGCGCATCTTCCACGAACCGGGCACGTACACCCTCACTGCAGACGAGATCGGCACACCGTATGCCGCCTTCGGGGCTCGGGTGCTGCTCGACGAGACCGACCCCGGCGATCTCGACCGCGTGCACGCGATCCAAGACGGCTTCTCGATCGACGCCGCATCGAACGAGCCGTTCGTCATGCCCGACTACGACGAAGCGTCGTTCACCGCGACCCGGGAGGCCATCCTCGCGGAGGTGCGACGCGTGGGTCTCGCCAGCGGGACGCACGGGATGTTCGGCGACAAGGACGAGGTCGACCCCCAGCAGCACCTGCTCGGAACCGCGGCCGGCTGGGGAGGCCTGCCCGAGACCGAGGCGTTCTACGTCTCCGAAGAACCGCACCTGCCGGTCGGCGCATATCAGCTCACGGCCAAGGACGTGCCGGTCGACGCCTTCTGGTCGGTCAGCCTGTACAACGCGGCTGGGTTCTTCGAGCAGAACGCGCTCGGTGCCTACAGCGTCAACAGCATCAACGGCGTGAAGAACGACGACGGGTCGGTGACGGTGCGATTCGGCGGCGACGAGAGCCTGCCGAACTGCCTGCCCCTCACCGAGGGCTGGAACTACCTCGTGCGCATGTACCGGCCGCATCCCGAGATCCTCGACGGCTCGTGGAAGTTCCCGAAGCTCGAGCCGGTCGACTGAACGACGACGACGACGAGGCGGGCGCCGTGCTGGCGCCCGCCTCGTCGGATGCCGCGGGAACGGCTCGTGCGGCGGATGCCTCGCTAGATCCGCCGGCGACGACCGGGCGTCACCGCGGCGCCCACGACCGCGGCCCTCGCGATCGGGCTACGCCCGGGTGAGACGGCCGCGCCGACGACGGCGGCCTTGGCGACCGGCGCGCGAACCACGCCGACTCGTCCGATTCGTGCTGGCCTCAGCATGTCACTCTCCTACCGTTTCGAGTTCTCCATCAGCCTCGAGCGAGGCGATGATGGCCTGAATGGGAATCCGGCCGTTGGCGATCAGCTGACCGCCGGCTCGTCGGGCCGCGGCAGCGAACGGCGCGGCCCAGAGGTTCTCGTAGACGAGCACACCCGCCACGCTGCCCGGTTCCATCGCTGCGGCCAGGTTGACGACATCCTCCTCAGCGAGGAGTTCGGCGAGGTCGGCTTCGATGCGAGCGAGTTCACCGAGGTCGTCGAGGTCCTCCAGCTCCACCGCGTCGATGTCGCCGTTCTCATCTTTCGTCAGGATCAGCACGTCGATGACGCGGATGGTTCCCGCATCGACGAGTTTGAGCAGTTCCTCGGCCATCTCGCCCGTGAAGTTGGACTCTCCCGCAGGAAACTCCACGATCACGAAGTCGACAGGGCCGAGTTCATCGAGTGCAGCATCGGACATTTGCATCCCCCGTTCGGTCCGGACACGGCGCCCGGGATTCAGGGCCACCATACGCCTGCGCGTGGCCCGACCAACAGTGCGTATTCCCGGTCGGCTCCGCGAGCCGACCGGGGCTCGCCCGCCGACGAGCACCGCGACGGCGGCGTAGCGTGAGTGCATGCCGAGCGATGCGTTCCTGCAGGCGATGAACGCGATCCATCGCGCGCTCCTGGCCGTGACGCGCGGTCGAGTCGGCTGGTGGGTGGCGAGGATGCCGATCCTCGAGCTCACGGCCATGGGGCGTCGGAGTGGCAAGCGCCGCGCCACGATGCTGAGCTCGCCGTTGCAGCGCGGCGATGCCTACCTGGTCGTCGCCTCGCGTGGCGGTGACGACCGGCATCCGGCCTGGTACCTCAACCTGCTCGAGGATCCCGACGTCGAGGTGACGACGCAACACGGGACCCGGCGCATGCGGGCACGCGTGGTCGGATCCGAAGAGCGGTCGGAACTGTGGCCGCAGGTCACGAAGGATCACCCGAACTACGCCGGCTACCAGCGGAGGACGGATCGCGAGATCCCGTTGATCTGGCTCGAGCCGCTGCCGTGAGGCGACTCGACGGGCGCAAGAGGAGGACGTGGCTCGTCGAGATGCCGGCGCTCAGTGCGTGGTGCCCCTGGAGGGACTCGAACCCCCAACCCTTTCCTTAGGACGGAACTGCTCTTCCATTGAGCTACAGAGGCTGACCGCACGAGTCTACCGGCTCGCGGTAGCGTGTTCAGCGGGGCGACGAGCGCCCGGGATCGCGGCAGCGCCGCAGGGAAGAGACGAGCAATGGCGACCACGGGCACGAGGTTCTGGGTGGGCGCGTCGACGACCGGCGCGCTGGGATCGCCGGCACGCGGCATCCGATCGATCGACCTGACGGCCGATGGCGAGGCGACGCTCGGCGAGCAGATCGACGTCGGCGAGAACCCCATGTATCTCGCCGTGTCGCCGGCGACCGGCGTGCTCGGCATCGTGCACGAGCGTGCCGAAGGGCTCGTCTCGACCTGGACCATCGAGGGCGATGAGCTGCGCGCGTTCGGCGCGCCGGGCACCACGGGTGCCGCCGGCCCGTGCCATCTGGCGTTCGACGAGTCGGGCGATCTGCTCTTCGCCGCGCACTACTCGGGCGGGCGGCTCTCGGTGCACCAGGTGGCTCCGGATGTCGCGGCCGACGCCGTTCTCGCCATCGACTTCACGGGCACCGGCCCGAACCCGAAGCGACAGGAGGGGGCGCACCCGCATCAGGTCGTGATCGACTCGGCGCGCGACCGGCTGCTCGTGCCCGATCTCGGTGCCGACCGTGTGCGAGTGCTCGACCTCGCGGGGCTCCCCCGGTCGCTCGACCATTCCGATGCCGACGACATCGTGCTGCACCCCGGAGCCGGACCCCGCCATCTCGTGATCAGCGGCGACCTCGCCATCGTCGCGAACGAGCTCGATCGCACCGCGAGCATCGTCGACCTGGCGACGGGCGAGGAGGTGCGATGGTTTTCGGTGGGTGACGACGTGGAACCCCGGGGCCTCGGATGCTCCGCCATCCGCCTCACCCGAACGGGCATCGTGCTCATCGGCGACCGCGACGCCGACGCCCTCCGGGCGCTGCGGTTCGACGCCGACGCACGCACGCTCGAACTCGTTGCGACGGTGCCGACGGGCGGGCGGCATCCGCGCGACCTGCACCTCACCCATGACGAACGCCACGTGCTCGTCGCCGACCAGGCCTCCGACTCGATCGCGGTCATCGCCGTCGATCGCGACGGCGTGCCGACCGAGGTCGTCTCGACCGTCGCCACGCCCGCGCCGGCGTGCCTGGCTCGCGTGCCGTA harbors:
- the ald gene encoding alanine dehydrogenase, whose protein sequence is MHIGVPAEIKNNEFRVAMTPAGVHALAQRGHEVAIQAGAGIGAGYLDDEYAAAGATIVATAAEAWAAELVLKVKEPIAAEYGFLRPDLTLFTYLHLAADLPLTRAILDSGVTAIAYETVQLADRSLPLLTPMSEVAGRLAPQVGAAELLASRGGRGVLLAGVPGTSPAKVVVIGGGVAGEQAAATALGLGADVTVFDISLPKLRELDARYEHRIHTLASSPYEIARQLKDADLVIGAVLVPGAAAPKVVTDEMVAAMKPGSVLVDIAIDQGGCFEGSRPTTHADPTFRVHDAIFYCVANMPGAVPATSTPALTNATLAYTLRIADLGWERALTADPALAKGLNATDGRLTNEGVALAHGLELQSAH
- a CDS encoding Lrp/AsnC family transcriptional regulator, with product MTDEPQISEPVVLDEIDRAIIARLHENARIPNVDLARAVGVSPSTCLARVRSLRERRVIVRYTAEINPVALGFTLQALVSVRIRPGARHLMEQISDELRTQPEVAQLFFLGGSEDFLIHVRVRDSAHVRQFVLKNLSANPAVALTETNLVFEHHTALSAGLRAVL
- a CDS encoding ATP-dependent DNA ligase, whose translation is MDLPVMPPIAPMLAKSVPEIPDVGHVEPKWDGFRTIVFKDGEEVELGSRNGRPMTRYFPELIDALRENLPPRCVIDGEIVIIADGRLDFDTLQQRIHPADSRVQKLALETPASFIAFDALALGDESLMQQPFAERRRQLGEALADARDPVFITPSTSDPAQAKAWFTEFEGAGLDGVVAKPLDGTYQPDKRTMFKIKHERTADCVIAGFRWHKTGDVVGSLLLGLYNDEGRLQHVGVVASFPMARRASLVTELEPYVADDLGAHPWGEWADQEAHAQGRMPGAVSRWSAGKNLSFVPLRPELVVEVAYDHMEGDRFRHTTQFRRWRPDRDPRTCTYEQLEEPVGFDLADILNFRAAQ
- a CDS encoding TMEM175 family protein, producing the protein MTTATGLDRRYERDTVEFARAVAFFDAVYAIALTLLVVNIDPPAAADWASLGAFLSSGVGWQLLGFAISFVVIAVFWRVNHRIIAGFSALTPATIIANLVAIAFVVLIPFSTQGISDVETSDEPLAVAVYAIDISLAVLAQSAMYAVARRDGVLRHPLPRRADAVRFIDTLTTPLVFLASIPIAYAFGADWGRYTWATLLVIGPLSGRWADRRVARIRAEAAAADTTSEAA
- a CDS encoding DEAD/DEAH box helicase, translated to MTVDTFPLVEELAIARFVGPLNLSRGRTVERAGAVDALAWDAARFRLSAKVRGTAPDAYRANVSLDLGIPGRVTILAGTCTCPVGRNCKHLAAVLLAAAELHRREQREAAEAIRLLDAGAGGVVGWRAEVAALAGGASHAPVESDMSRRQPLALQFELRERVARRTARRQAARDEPAASAASVDRLAVRPVTRGARGNWIKGNLTWQNVGFQGRAGGFEPAQARWFAEFSLLKGSRHSAFAEFGSAWISLDEYESRTLWALLDAAPVLGIPLVGTTSTTTIAVAAARAEIGLDARVSGESAGDLLLVPSVTIDGTVHATDHVRLIGDHGVYAFDFARGTITLAPLSGPLTAAGRAAVRRESPVVVPADEVRAFVAEQYPTLARSLRISNRDESFALPALPPATLVATVHHEPHHVLRLEWQWEADGGRRFPLDAPNGEFHDPAVERAVATAAAAALADDPAGAPAARPGAAPLLRPNVLLRGLEAAEFAARMLPALRSIERVRIDEIGDAPAYREVVETPKLSVTTVESDRTDWFDLGVVVTVEGKQVPFGPLFSALARGRAKLLLIDGSYLSLKQAVFAPLRELIDEAGSLREWGSSTESSVGLRISRYQTSLWSEFEDLADEAEPARTWRATVAGLRDSGGVESIPAPDGLALELRPYQLEGFRWLAFLAEHKLGGILADDMGLGKTAQTLALILHQIGRADATGQPFLVVAPTSVVSNWVTEAARFAPGLRVETITSTRAASGRRLADAAARADLIVTSYAVLRLDATEFGSLDWAGLVLDEAQFVKNGTSKAHAAARDIRAPFRLAVTGTPVENNLMELWALLQIVAPGLFPSARAFAERYRRPIEFDRNSERLATLRRRIRPFVLRRTKELVAPELPPKQEQVLTVELDPEHRRIYDTFLQLERQKLLGLIDDLDRNRFTVFRSLTLLRMLSLHAGLIDDEQYSAVPSAKLDALFEQLEEVIAEGHRTLVFSQFTSFLQLAAARLDAAGVRYAYLDGSTTKRAEVIDGFRSGAAPVFLISLKAGGFGLNLTEADYVFLLDPWWNPASEAQAVDRAHRIGQSKSVMVYRMVAAGTIEEKVMALKAKKAALVSSVLDDGEFFSEALTADDIRGLLEA
- a CDS encoding DUF1214 domain-containing protein, whose protein sequence is MAITVSNDNFVRAETDRMFAGLQAAAGGVNTWNHYREPTPIDQQTIIRMNRDTLYSLAVVDASKGVTLTVPESGERYLSVMVIDEDHYIKRIFHEPGTYTLTADEIGTPYAAFGARVLLDETDPGDLDRVHAIQDGFSIDAASNEPFVMPDYDEASFTATREAILAEVRRVGLASGTHGMFGDKDEVDPQQHLLGTAAGWGGLPETEAFYVSEEPHLPVGAYQLTAKDVPVDAFWSVSLYNAAGFFEQNALGAYSVNSINGVKNDDGSVTVRFGGDESLPNCLPLTEGWNYLVRMYRPHPEILDGSWKFPKLEPVD
- a CDS encoding DUF6325 family protein, with protein sequence MHSRYAAVAVLVGGRAPVGSRSRPGIRTVGRATRRRMVALNPGRRVRTERGMQMSDAALDELGPVDFVIVEFPAGESNFTGEMAEELLKLVDAGTIRVIDVLILTKDENGDIDAVELEDLDDLGELARIEADLAELLAEEDVVNLAAAMEPGSVAGVLVYENLWAAPFAAAARRAGGQLIANGRIPIQAIIASLEADGELETVGE
- a CDS encoding nitroreductase/quinone reductase family protein, whose product is MPSDAFLQAMNAIHRALLAVTRGRVGWWVARMPILELTAMGRRSGKRRATMLSSPLQRGDAYLVVASRGGDDRHPAWYLNLLEDPDVEVTTQHGTRRMRARVVGSEERSELWPQVTKDHPNYAGYQRRTDREIPLIWLEPLP
- a CDS encoding lactonase family protein gives rise to the protein MATTGTRFWVGASTTGALGSPARGIRSIDLTADGEATLGEQIDVGENPMYLAVSPATGVLGIVHERAEGLVSTWTIEGDELRAFGAPGTTGAAGPCHLAFDESGDLLFAAHYSGGRLSVHQVAPDVAADAVLAIDFTGTGPNPKRQEGAHPHQVVIDSARDRLLVPDLGADRVRVLDLAGLPRSLDHSDADDIVLHPGAGPRHLVISGDLAIVANELDRTASIVDLATGEEVRWFSVGDDVEPRGLGCSAIRLTRTGIVLIGDRDADALRALRFDADARTLELVATVPTGGRHPRDLHLTHDERHVLVADQASDSIAVIAVDRDGVPTEVVSTVATPAPACLARVP